A genomic segment from Candidatus Omnitrophota bacterium encodes:
- a CDS encoding glycosyltransferase family 9 protein, translating into MDYIFKNRAGIFFMFLFDLIGGFIFLPFLLFKKTRPGNVGNILIIRLDDISDVIFSTVAALNLKAHYKGAKITMLTNSFARDAVIDNPHIDEIICYDAPWLCQRNTNKFSLTGFLKLANELKGHRYDIGVDLKGDIRHIFLMALAGIKFRIGYGAMGGGFLLHKKAQYMPYLHNIEQGSNLLKELGAGITENKPKLYISAANEGIARSILDDAGIQNGDFVAVMHTVADCPSKNWLDRKFAALARVIREQYNARIVLLGDESDKRKINEMAALSGVDIINACGKCSFQVMAALIKKASLFVGIDALPANLAALQGVASVILCSCAWPDDKWPGIEEKVVRIRRDISCKGCYMPDCAQNICMDLISVDDAVEAVADVLEARHKNIKAF; encoded by the coding sequence ATGGATTATATATTTAAAAACAGGGCGGGTATTTTTTTTATGTTTCTGTTTGACCTGATAGGAGGGTTTATTTTTTTGCCTTTTTTACTTTTTAAGAAAACCAGGCCCGGAAACGTAGGCAATATACTTATTATAAGGTTAGACGATATATCTGACGTAATATTTTCAACCGTGGCGGCATTGAATTTAAAGGCGCATTACAAGGGCGCTAAGATCACCATGCTGACTAATAGTTTTGCCCGCGATGCCGTTATTGATAACCCCCACATTGATGAAATTATATGTTATGACGCTCCATGGCTTTGCCAAAGAAATACTAATAAGTTCAGCCTTACGGGATTTCTAAAATTGGCAAATGAGCTTAAAGGCCATAGATATGACATTGGCGTTGATCTTAAGGGAGATATCAGGCATATATTTCTTATGGCTTTGGCCGGTATCAAATTCAGGATAGGATATGGGGCCATGGGAGGAGGGTTCCTGCTTCATAAGAAAGCCCAGTATATGCCTTACCTGCACAATATAGAGCAAGGTTCAAACCTATTGAAAGAACTGGGTGCCGGAATTACTGAAAATAAGCCGAAATTATATATATCAGCCGCAAATGAGGGCATAGCACGGAGTATTCTTGACGATGCCGGGATACAAAACGGAGATTTTGTAGCGGTAATGCACACGGTTGCCGATTGCCCGTCTAAAAACTGGCTTGACAGAAAATTTGCCGCTCTCGCGCGGGTTATTCGCGAGCAGTATAATGCCAGGATAGTATTGCTTGGAGATGAAAGCGATAAGCGTAAAATCAATGAGATGGCGGCCTTAAGCGGAGTTGATATAATAAATGCCTGCGGCAAATGTTCTTTTCAGGTTATGGCCGCGCTGATAAAAAAGGCCTCTTTATTTGTGGGCATAGACGCCTTACCGGCCAATCTGGCCGCGCTTCAGGGGGTAGCGTCTGTTATACTTTGCAGCTGCGCCTGGCCGGATGATAAATGGCCGGGCATAGAAGAAAAGGTTGTCAGGATACGAAGGGACATATCCTGCAAAGGATGCTATATGCCTGATTGCGCCCAGAATATATGTATGGATCTGATTTCAGTTGATGATGCGGTAGAAGCTGTCGCTGATGTGCTTGAAGCAAGGCATAAGAACATTAAGGCCTTTTGA
- a CDS encoding glycosyltransferase family 2 protein translates to MPTLSVLVPVYNESKTIRKIIEDVRRVDIDKEIILVDDCSTDGTRRILDEYYGSLDRVKIIYHKKNQGKGAAVKTALEYAKGDYSIIQDGDLEYDPKDYKLLLRAALAGGADIVYGSRFLKTWRCTSLPHFIVNRALTMATNILYGSKLTDMETCYKLIRTDIFKALRLRSDRFDIEPEITARLLRKGCKIIEEPISYKGRPYHEGKKITWKDGFMALWTLLRFRI, encoded by the coding sequence ATGCCAACACTATCGGTTTTGGTACCGGTTTATAACGAGTCTAAGACTATTCGTAAGATCATTGAAGATGTCCGGCGAGTGGACATTGACAAGGAGATCATTCTTGTTGATGATTGCTCAACAGACGGGACAAGGCGCATACTTGATGAGTATTACGGCAGTCTGGACCGCGTTAAGATTATCTATCATAAAAAAAATCAGGGCAAGGGCGCTGCCGTAAAAACAGCCTTGGAATATGCCAAAGGGGATTATTCTATTATACAGGACGGAGATCTTGAATATGACCCAAAGGATTATAAGTTGCTGCTGCGCGCGGCATTGGCCGGCGGCGCTGACATAGTATACGGGTCCCGCTTTTTAAAAACTTGGCGATGCACGTCACTGCCGCATTTTATTGTTAATCGAGCGTTGACTATGGCCACTAATATTTTATACGGTTCAAAGCTTACTGATATGGAGACCTGCTATAAGCTGATAAGGACGGATATATTCAAGGCTCTTAGGCTTAGGTCGGACCGTTTTGATATTGAGCCTGAAATAACGGCAAGGCTTTTAAGGAAAGGCTGTAAGATCATTGAAGAGCCTATATCATACAAAGGCAGGCCGTATCATGAAGGGAAAAAAATCACGTGGAAAGACGGTTTTATGGCCCTGTGGACATTGTTAAGATTCAGGATTTAG
- a CDS encoding glycosyltransferase family 39 protein — MATADYKANRLNANAGILILLTVLLLIKLVIVLAALPKINSLFPGLYNIADFSDDYHRIAINLINGCGYRFYPDTALTLVRGPGYVMILAGLFRFFGPSLAAAQVFNIFLSALTACIIFYLARRMFKNIALTVSAPVIFLLHPAIVFSESRAGVECLLAFFSALLVFLTYKALTGRGYWYYAAAGCALGASLLVKSTLLLFPFFIIPVFFIYKRGKDALKRAALASVFFVAAACIVYSPWVIRNYYVTGKFAPAMTIKGTTAYQGMYINKNIFSGREYRQLMDEATDCQAIMAQGLGLKFRDGFFQYFLSARDEVMFDSFVFKKAMAEYASSAPFLLRSVLFNFLGFWFQGRTHAASCMNFILSLPLIAFSVIGAFKGYKRGPVIMLILVFSLAYILPHLLILGIARYYVPLIPLLSLLCLSAFLPAGETERSFTI; from the coding sequence ATGGCAACCGCTGATTATAAAGCCAACCGTTTAAACGCTAACGCGGGCATATTAATATTGCTGACGGTATTATTATTGATAAAGCTGGTGATAGTGCTGGCGGCACTGCCTAAAATAAACAGCCTGTTTCCGGGCCTATATAATATTGCCGATTTTTCAGATGATTATCACAGGATAGCGATTAATCTGATCAACGGCTGCGGGTATCGTTTTTATCCTGATACGGCTTTAACGCTTGTCAGGGGCCCCGGCTATGTGATGATACTGGCAGGCCTGTTCCGGTTTTTCGGCCCAAGCCTTGCCGCCGCCCAGGTATTTAATATATTCTTGTCAGCTCTAACGGCGTGCATTATTTTTTATCTGGCACGGCGCATGTTTAAGAACATCGCCTTGACTGTATCGGCGCCCGTTATTTTTTTATTACACCCGGCCATAGTATTTTCAGAATCAAGGGCGGGGGTAGAGTGTTTGCTGGCTTTTTTTTCAGCTTTATTGGTTTTTTTAACGTATAAGGCTTTGACGGGCCGCGGTTATTGGTATTATGCCGCGGCAGGCTGCGCGCTCGGCGCAAGCCTGCTTGTTAAGAGCACTTTATTGTTGTTTCCGTTTTTTATTATACCGGTTTTTTTTATATATAAGCGCGGCAAGGATGCCTTAAAACGGGCGGCGCTCGCTTCAGTTTTTTTTGTCGCCGCAGCATGTATTGTGTATTCGCCCTGGGTGATAAGAAATTATTATGTCACTGGTAAATTCGCGCCTGCTATGACAATTAAAGGGACGACGGCCTATCAGGGAATGTATATAAACAAGAACATATTCTCGGGCAGGGAATACCGCCAGCTAATGGACGAGGCGACAGACTGCCAGGCTATAATGGCCCAAGGATTGGGCCTGAAATTCAGGGATGGTTTTTTTCAATATTTTTTATCTGCCCGCGACGAGGTAATGTTTGACAGTTTTGTATTCAAAAAGGCAATGGCTGAATACGCCTCATCGGCGCCGTTTTTATTAAGAAGCGTATTATTTAATTTTTTAGGATTTTGGTTTCAGGGCCGGACGCATGCCGCCTCATGCATGAATTTTATATTGTCCCTGCCGCTTATAGCCTTTTCCGTAATAGGCGCTTTCAAGGGGTATAAGAGGGGCCCTGTTATTATGCTTATACTCGTGTTTTCTTTAGCGTATATATTGCCGCATCTTTTGATTTTGGGTATTGCCAGGTATTATGTTCCCCTGATTCCGCTTTTGAGCCTGCTATGCCTTTCGGCTTTTTTGCCGGCCGGGGAAACTGAAAGGTCGTTTACGATATGA
- a CDS encoding O-antigen ligase family protein, producing MEPRNIVFMEKINSLIRFTLYVMIFMFPIGKAWVEICFFVSLILLLIKRAFGRNLCIPASILNVPLIFYIAAGLLSVAASVHFGISLRAFFSKFLEGIVLFFIVIEVINKKAHLQMAVKAALCAAGFICLNGIMQYYVTGGYDFIYARQMIRDGITSTFNHPNDLAGYLLLALFLTAGVLAGGAKTISRAGKYTMKDARFLGLLCLFGFIALSVILTKSRAAYLGAVVGVIFLLFLVDKKALFILLLACAGLAIVYSFVPGRNLDLLRLAPDSIREMFQNRTKTYLDVVDMIKAGPVFGHGLNTFMRCFETYKNKTVWTGHMYAHNCYLQMAAEMGIFGLLTFLWVVFTLFRRALSALGRDRDETDFLMAGLLSGLLAFLSQSGLDTNFYSVQLNAAFWLITGILVSAYNIKTGQYGNR from the coding sequence ATGGAACCACGAAATATAGTTTTCATGGAAAAAATCAACAGCCTCATCCGTTTTACTCTTTATGTGATGATATTCATGTTCCCCATCGGTAAGGCGTGGGTTGAAATATGTTTTTTCGTAAGCCTGATATTATTGCTTATAAAAAGGGCCTTTGGCAGAAATCTTTGCATACCCGCCAGTATTCTCAATGTCCCGTTGATTTTTTATATCGCGGCAGGATTATTATCAGTCGCGGCAAGCGTGCATTTCGGGATAAGCCTGCGCGCGTTTTTTTCCAAATTTCTTGAAGGCATTGTCCTGTTTTTTATTGTGATTGAGGTTATAAACAAAAAGGCCCATCTCCAAATGGCCGTTAAAGCCGCTTTATGCGCGGCGGGCTTTATATGCCTTAATGGCATCATGCAGTATTATGTAACCGGCGGTTATGATTTTATATATGCCAGGCAGATGATAAGAGACGGAATAACGTCAACATTTAATCATCCCAATGACCTGGCTGGATATCTGCTCCTGGCGCTGTTTCTTACCGCGGGTGTCCTGGCTGGAGGGGCAAAAACCATATCGCGCGCCGGCAAATACACAATGAAGGATGCGCGCTTTCTCGGGCTATTATGCCTGTTTGGGTTTATCGCGCTATCTGTCATACTAACCAAATCAAGGGCGGCGTATTTAGGCGCTGTCGTTGGCGTGATATTCCTGTTATTTCTTGTGGATAAAAAGGCGCTTTTTATCCTGCTCTTGGCCTGTGCCGGCTTGGCCATAGTATATTCTTTTGTTCCGGGCAGAAATCTGGATTTGCTAAGATTAGCGCCTGATTCAATACGCGAGATGTTCCAAAACAGGACAAAGACATATCTGGATGTGGTTGACATGATAAAGGCCGGCCCGGTATTTGGCCACGGCCTGAATACTTTCATGAGGTGCTTTGAGACATATAAAAACAAGACTGTGTGGACAGGCCATATGTACGCTCACAATTGTTATCTGCAAATGGCCGCGGAGATGGGGATATTTGGATTATTGACTTTTCTGTGGGTAGTATTTACTTTATTTCGCAGGGCCTTATCGGCGCTTGGCAGGGATAGGGATGAGACGGATTTCCTTATGGCCGGCCTATTGTCCGGCCTGCTTGCTTTTCTGTCGCAGAGCGGGCTTGATACAAACTTTTATTCAGTCCAGCTCAACGCGGCATTCTGGCTGATTACGGGTATTTTAGTGTCCGCTTATAATATTAAAACAGGCCAATATGGCAACCGCTGA
- a CDS encoding sugar transferase: protein MLKINKKIYPFYIFLDLVAMSFVYYTVYVIRCNFGHDISYGLNLPFLQEHTFVFILWSILVVFLFKKNNLYVTDRSLSIPKEMYRVFVNVLFSSVLMGCIIFFAKYNFFTRTVFFVSSALFSIALGGWRLVKKLILRHLIIKGFHNVNVLIVGAGRIGSAILNEIKKSPYLGFNVVGFLDDNKPGPIEGMGVLGPISAFEAVAKKYFVEDAIVTIPSERKVVSNLIRQAKDISMGIRIVPENFEEPLPVLGIGYLGLIPLITYRQRRHHPAEFAFKRLFDFTAALFLSLALIPVFFIIAVFIKINSKGPVFYIDRRIGLKNTPFNLYKFRSMILNAAGMKTGLLPKNEVKDGVIFKMSQDPRVTRIGKFLRRFSLDELPQLFNVIKGDMALVGPRPPLPEEVEKYTVENMRRLSIRPGITGLSQIKARDQFSFARWVRFDIWYMNHWSFGLDMNIIWWTFLTILRGKGV from the coding sequence ATGCTTAAGATAAATAAAAAAATATACCCGTTTTATATTTTTTTAGACCTTGTGGCGATGTCTTTTGTGTATTACACGGTTTATGTTATTAGGTGTAATTTTGGCCACGATATCTCTTACGGCCTTAATCTGCCTTTTCTGCAGGAGCATACCTTTGTTTTTATCCTATGGAGTATACTGGTTGTATTTCTTTTTAAAAAGAATAATCTTTATGTTACCGACAGGTCGCTGTCCATCCCGAAGGAGATGTATAGGGTATTTGTTAATGTCTTGTTCTCCAGCGTACTGATGGGGTGTATTATATTTTTTGCCAAATATAATTTTTTCACGCGCACGGTCTTTTTTGTAAGCTCGGCGCTTTTTTCCATCGCGCTGGGCGGCTGGAGGCTTGTCAAAAAACTTATTCTTAGGCATTTGATAATTAAGGGTTTCCATAATGTCAATGTCCTGATTGTCGGCGCCGGAAGGATAGGCTCGGCCATCCTTAATGAGATAAAAAAAAGCCCCTATCTTGGTTTCAATGTAGTAGGTTTCCTGGATGATAATAAGCCCGGCCCCATAGAAGGTATGGGTGTTCTGGGCCCTATATCGGCATTTGAAGCTGTTGCCAAAAAGTATTTTGTTGAAGATGCCATTGTCACTATACCTTCCGAAAGAAAAGTGGTGTCTAACCTTATAAGGCAGGCCAAGGACATAAGCATGGGCATAAGGATAGTGCCGGAAAACTTTGAAGAGCCCCTGCCGGTCCTGGGTATTGGCTATCTCGGGCTTATACCGCTTATTACCTACAGGCAAAGGAGGCATCACCCGGCCGAATTTGCCTTCAAGCGGCTGTTTGACTTTACCGCGGCGCTGTTTCTTTCTTTAGCGCTTATACCCGTATTTTTTATAATAGCGGTTTTTATCAAGATAAATTCCAAAGGCCCTGTTTTTTATATAGACAGAAGGATAGGGCTTAAAAATACCCCGTTTAATCTGTATAAATTCCGTTCCATGATCCTCAACGCTGCCGGCATGAAAACAGGCCTTTTGCCAAAGAATGAAGTCAAAGACGGTGTAATATTTAAGATGTCGCAAGACCCAAGGGTAACACGTATCGGCAAGTTTTTACGCAGGTTTAGCCTTGATGAACTTCCCCAGCTTTTTAATGTTATAAAAGGGGATATGGCGCTTGTAGGCCCCAGGCCTCCTTTGCCCGAAGAGGTAGAAAAATATACGGTTGAGAATATGCGCAGGCTTTCCATAAGGCCGGGCATCACAGGGCTTTCGCAGATAAAGGCCAGGGACCAGTTTAGCTTTGCCAGGTGGGTGAGATTTGATATTTGGTATATGAACCACTGGTCTTTCGGGCTTGATATGAATATAATATGGTGGACATTCCTTACGATCCTGCGCGGTAAAGGGGTTTAA
- a CDS encoding WecB/TagA/CpsF family glycosyltransferase has product MRKYIFHIPVDCYGLGEIRDMVISGKKRVFNIFLNIRKINLLYGNKDFSTILSDDECVFSIDGKWVEWLARICGIRTGRCFGGLHVIDSFFSASRDKKLGIYLLGAQEAALKGAVSVLTQRFPASFIAGSHNGFFKDKSLIIEDIRKSGAEVLFIALPSPQKELLGYEIYKKVPGLRYAAGVGGAFNILSGKTTRAPLLMQTAGLEWFYRCLQEPAAMFKRYYQDGIGFLKIALKEMSGFTNRRRGHA; this is encoded by the coding sequence ATGCGAAAATATATTTTTCATATCCCTGTTGATTGTTATGGCCTTGGCGAAATAAGGGATATGGTCATTAGCGGGAAGAAAAGGGTTTTTAATATATTCCTTAATATCAGAAAGATTAATCTGCTATATGGCAATAAAGATTTTTCAACTATCCTTTCGGATGATGAGTGCGTGTTTTCCATTGACGGCAAGTGGGTAGAATGGCTTGCCAGGATTTGCGGCATACGGACAGGCAGATGTTTCGGCGGCCTGCATGTCATAGATAGTTTTTTCTCCGCTTCGCGGGATAAAAAGCTTGGCATATACCTTCTCGGCGCTCAAGAAGCGGCTCTTAAAGGCGCTGTTTCTGTTTTGACACAAAGATTTCCCGCTTCCTTTATAGCCGGAAGCCATAATGGTTTTTTTAAAGATAAATCTTTGATAATAGAGGATATAAGAAAAAGCGGCGCCGAGGTATTATTTATTGCTCTTCCCTCGCCCCAAAAGGAGCTTTTGGGATATGAGATATATAAAAAAGTGCCCGGACTGCGCTACGCGGCAGGCGTGGGCGGAGCTTTCAATATCTTATCCGGAAAGACGACGCGCGCCCCTTTACTGATGCAGACTGCGGGGCTTGAGTGGTTTTATAGGTGCCTGCAGGAACCGGCGGCGATGTTTAAGAGATATTATCAGGACGGTATCGGTTTTTTAAAAATAGCGCTCAAGGAAATGTCCGGTTTTACCAACAGGAGGCGCGGGCATGCTTAA
- the asnB gene encoding asparagine synthase (glutamine-hydrolyzing): MCGIFGAITEKGLHSVDMDNAQASLRHRGPDGCGRRRFNAACGNVLDLVHLRLAIIDLSARSAQPMSYDNDNLHIVYNGEIYNHVELRQELTGDGFEFKTRSDTEVILASYKRWGRECVEHFNGDWAFCIFDKSNNRIFLSRDRLGVKPLYYCRNGQGFFFASEIKTLFKIPSVSRQWDNSVTGVFMLFGVSDFSKQTMYKGIYQLEPANSMLLDMTSLKPQIHRYWDPGFNRSKEPLEASKVSEYARNTGEILRDSVRLRLRSDVPVGTCLSGGIDSSAITGIISALIKAHCRESDILKGRQMTFTAAYKDGGDIDETKWADTMIRHANACGEYVYPCKDGLSRDLELFLSTHDELSFSTSSYAQFSIMRRAARDVKVVLDGQGADELFAGYGSYRKNLLKMILSAAPGVFLRAAWRGKIRTIESMLGSRFDLNFALNVIREKYSLCLGESLYNDTTRFNLQQLLRYEDRNSMRFGIESRAPFTDYRLVEYALNMPPAYKIHNGWTKYILRMSLKAHVPEQIIWRRDKIGFQTPEKDWLPGISGFNDFVQKYKVRYNGDYFWWRAFNLFKLKD, from the coding sequence ATGTGCGGTATATTCGGGGCTATTACAGAAAAAGGCCTTCACAGTGTTGATATGGATAACGCGCAAGCCTCTTTGCGGCACAGAGGCCCTGATGGCTGCGGCCGCAGAAGATTTAATGCCGCATGCGGCAATGTCCTTGACCTTGTTCATTTAAGGCTTGCAATAATTGACCTATCCGCCCGCTCTGCCCAGCCGATGAGTTATGACAATGACAACCTTCATATCGTATATAACGGAGAGATATATAATCACGTAGAACTGCGGCAGGAATTGACCGGCGACGGATTTGAATTTAAGACGCGCAGTGACACAGAGGTAATATTAGCCTCTTATAAAAGGTGGGGCCGGGAATGCGTTGAACACTTTAACGGCGACTGGGCGTTTTGTATTTTTGATAAATCCAATAACAGGATTTTTCTTTCAAGGGACAGGCTTGGTGTCAAGCCTTTGTATTATTGCCGTAACGGACAGGGATTTTTTTTCGCCTCTGAAATAAAAACTTTATTTAAAATACCATCGGTATCCAGGCAATGGGACAACTCTGTTACGGGCGTATTCATGCTTTTCGGTGTTTCCGATTTTTCAAAACAGACCATGTATAAAGGCATTTATCAGCTGGAGCCTGCCAACAGCATGTTATTGGATATGACGTCTCTAAAGCCGCAGATCCACAGGTATTGGGACCCTGGCTTTAATAGAAGCAAAGAGCCTCTTGAGGCCTCAAAGGTATCCGAATATGCCCGAAACACAGGTGAGATATTGCGTGACAGCGTAAGATTAAGGCTTCGTTCGGATGTGCCTGTAGGCACCTGTCTTTCGGGCGGCATAGACAGCTCGGCAATAACGGGTATTATCAGCGCGCTTATAAAAGCCCATTGCAGGGAGTCTGATATTTTAAAAGGCAGGCAGATGACGTTTACAGCCGCTTACAAGGACGGCGGTGATATAGATGAAACGAAGTGGGCTGATACGATGATAAGGCATGCCAATGCTTGCGGCGAATATGTGTATCCTTGCAAAGACGGTTTATCGCGGGATCTGGAGCTTTTTTTATCAACCCACGATGAATTGTCTTTTTCCACGTCGTCTTATGCTCAATTCTCTATCATGAGGCGGGCCGCCCGCGATGTCAAGGTTGTCTTAGACGGCCAGGGAGCCGATGAGCTATTCGCCGGATACGGTTCTTACAGAAAGAATTTGTTAAAAATGATATTATCAGCCGCCCCCGGCGTTTTCTTGCGCGCGGCCTGGCGCGGTAAGATAAGGACAATAGAGTCTATGTTAGGGTCCCGTTTTGACCTGAATTTCGCTTTAAATGTTATAAGGGAAAAATACAGCCTTTGCTTAGGCGAGTCATTATACAATGACACGACGAGGTTTAATCTGCAGCAGCTTTTAAGGTATGAGGATAGAAATTCCATGCGTTTTGGAATTGAATCAAGAGCCCCGTTTACCGATTACAGGCTTGTTGAATATGCCCTTAATATGCCGCCGGCTTATAAAATACACAATGGATGGACTAAATATATACTAAGGATGTCTTTGAAAGCCCATGTGCCGGAGCAAATAATATGGCGCAGAGATAAGATAGGTTTTCAAACGCCCGAAAAAGACTGGCTGCCGGGCATAAGCGGCTTCAATGATTTTGTCCAAAAATATAAAGTCCGTTATAACGGTGATTATTTCTGGTGGAGAGCATTCAATCTTTTTAAGCTGAAAGATTGA
- a CDS encoding glycosyltransferase family 4 protein — MRVCFVSSVLTIHDYKILREMTNRFSQAYLVTYLDGDLPQNIMSLKDKGLNIIHRRPRYFHSIQKFLFFAKTRDFKNIIRQIKPDIIHSGFIWKDGFLAALSGFHPHLIMPWGCDVLRHPDMFWICRQVVRYSLRQADAVICDCQAVKTKVKSLAGRQDRHFIFFRYGLDPKVFNKDNRSSGFRKKLGLEGKKVLISTRNLYYVYNIDLIIKAFPDILKHEPLARVIITGSGPEESRLKSLVRDMGLEGFIFFTGPIPNHEMPSYLNDADIYISTSLSDGTSQSLFEAFSCGMPVIVTDVPANMEWVKDGINGLISPIKDEHAFACNVVRLFGDEALRKKMSAVNLDIARNEADWNKNFDKLQKAYEYFAGIVPSPAMR, encoded by the coding sequence ATGAGAGTATGCTTTGTATCAAGCGTTTTGACGATACATGATTATAAGATACTGCGTGAAATGACAAATAGGTTTTCACAGGCATATCTGGTCACCTATTTGGACGGTGACCTGCCGCAGAATATAATGTCTCTTAAGGACAAGGGCCTTAATATAATACACCGCAGGCCCAGATATTTTCACAGTATTCAGAAATTTTTATTTTTTGCCAAAACCCGGGATTTCAAAAATATTATCAGGCAAATAAAGCCGGATATTATTCATAGCGGGTTTATCTGGAAAGACGGTTTTTTAGCCGCTCTTTCAGGCTTTCATCCGCATCTGATCATGCCCTGGGGCTGTGATGTTTTGCGGCACCCAGACATGTTCTGGATATGCCGGCAGGTGGTCCGGTATTCATTAAGGCAGGCCGATGCCGTTATCTGCGACTGCCAGGCGGTAAAAACCAAAGTAAAGTCGCTGGCCGGACGCCAAGACCGTCATTTTATCTTTTTTCGTTACGGACTTGACCCTAAGGTTTTTAACAAGGACAACAGGTCTTCTGGTTTCAGGAAAAAGCTCGGCCTTGAAGGGAAAAAGGTTTTGATATCAACCAGAAATTTATATTATGTTTATAATATAGATCTTATAATAAAGGCTTTTCCCGATATACTTAAGCATGAACCGCTTGCCAGAGTGATAATAACCGGTTCCGGGCCCGAAGAGAGCAGGTTAAAGAGCCTGGTCCGCGATATGGGGCTTGAGGGTTTTATATTTTTTACAGGCCCTATTCCCAATCATGAAATGCCAAGCTATTTAAATGATGCCGATATCTATATCTCAACATCATTAAGTGACGGGACCTCGCAGTCTTTGTTTGAGGCTTTTTCCTGCGGCATGCCGGTAATTGTCACGGATGTGCCGGCAAACATGGAATGGGTCAAGGACGGAATAAACGGGCTTATTTCGCCTATAAAAGATGAACACGCATTCGCTTGTAATGTGGTAAGGCTGTTTGGGGACGAGGCTTTAAGAAAAAAAATGAGCGCGGTTAATCTTGATATAGCGCGGAATGAAGCTGACTGGAATAAAAATTTTGATAAACTGCAAAAGGCATATGAATATTTTGCCGGTATTGTCCCTTCCCCTGCTATGAGGTGA
- a CDS encoding NAD-dependent epimerase/dehydratase family protein, translated as MNVLVTGGSGFIGSHIAGALIQAGHKVRIFDIKNPYQDRAEFVKGDLRSRHDIAGAVKGQDIVYHIGAFSNIDFVKDNPIETIESNIMGTAYLLEECRNSGVRRFLFASSIYICGGQGHIYTTTKLASEMLCKNYHLLYGLDYTILRFATAYGPGSRGEDVVSIFVKKALNNDDIIIHGSGRQKRNFTYAEDIARGCAAALCSAAANKTFVLSSSEAVSIKDLAFLVKDVLSSDSTIKIDGSKQRPDDYTGNIEGLEDAVKQLSWSADTRLREGIMKYRNWSVNR; from the coding sequence ATGAATGTTCTCGTAACAGGGGGTAGCGGTTTTATAGGCAGTCATATAGCCGGCGCGCTGATTCAGGCAGGACATAAGGTTCGGATTTTTGACATTAAAAATCCGTATCAAGACAGGGCGGAATTTGTAAAAGGCGATTTGCGCTCCAGGCATGATATAGCCGGAGCGGTTAAGGGCCAGGACATTGTTTATCATATAGGCGCTTTCTCAAATATTGACTTTGTTAAGGATAATCCGATTGAAACCATAGAATCCAATATAATGGGCACGGCGTATCTTCTGGAAGAGTGCAGGAATTCCGGTGTCAGGCGTTTTTTATTTGCCAGCAGTATATATATCTGCGGCGGACAGGGCCACATATATACCACGACTAAACTTGCCTCTGAAATGCTGTGTAAAAATTATCACCTTCTTTATGGCCTTGATTACACCATATTACGCTTTGCCACCGCTTACGGGCCGGGAAGCAGGGGAGAAGACGTCGTTTCCATATTTGTCAAAAAGGCTTTAAATAATGACGATATAATAATACACGGTTCAGGCCGGCAAAAGAGGAATTTTACCTATGCCGAAGACATAGCAAGAGGCTGTGCCGCGGCCTTATGCTCTGCCGCCGCGAACAAGACCTTTGTGCTGTCAAGCAGTGAAGCTGTTTCAATAAAAGATCTCGCTTTTTTAGTTAAGGACGTATTATCATCCGATTCCACCATAAAAATTGACGGATCGAAACAAAGGCCTGATGATTATACTGGAAATATAGAAGGCCTTGAAGATGCCGTCAAGCAATTATCGTGGAGCGCGGACACGCGGTTGCGCGAAGGGATAATGAAATACAGAAATTGGAGCGTTAATAGATGA